In Piliocolobus tephrosceles isolate RC106 chromosome 6, ASM277652v3, whole genome shotgun sequence, the following are encoded in one genomic region:
- the ACYP1 gene encoding acylphosphatase-1, which yields MAEGDTLLSVDYEIFGKVQGVFFRKYTQAEGKKLGLVGWVQNTDRGTVQGQLQGPISKVRHMQEWLETRGSPKSHIDKANFNNEKVILKLDYSDFQIVK from the exons ATGGCAGAAGGAGACACCCTGTTATCAGTGGATTATGAAATTTTTGGGAAGGTGCAAGGGGTGTTTTTCCGCAAGTATACTCAG gCTGAGGGTAAAAAGCTGGGATTGGTAGGCTGGGTCCAGAACACTGACCGGGGCACAGTGCAAGGACAATTGCAAGGTCCCATCTCCAAGGTGCGTCATATGCAGGAATGGCTTGAAACAAGAGGAAGTCCCAAATCACACATCGACAAAGCAAACTTCAACAATGAGAAAGTCATCTTAAAGTTGGATTACTCGGACTTCCAAATTGTAAAATAA